One window from the genome of Salvia splendens isolate huo1 chromosome 9, SspV2, whole genome shotgun sequence encodes:
- the LOC121748824 gene encoding cytochrome P450 71A1-like → MMSLLLLLLSLPIIFILYFQTQKSKNANKLSPPGPPRLPIIGNFHQFDGQDPYRYLQRLSKQYGPVMSLKFGARNVVVISTVEAVKEITRSTDAIFSSRVSTVAGKRVSYNYQDIGFSSYNDTWRELRKIATFHLLSPSKVQENHFRFRDELSKMMEKIARDASSSNAINFRDMSMSLFSNILSSVLFGKTYDGDRGYGRDRYIDLLDETRDVLAGFYFGDFFPRLRWMDSLFGLAARLEKNFQKFDAFCQEVVEEHMNPNRPKSMDGDLTDILLKIKENGSSSFPLTLDHIKAIQNDLSNGGSDSSATALAWTMTLLMKKPLLMKKLQEEIRGLAGKKDMIDRQDIQKLPYLRAVVKEGLRLYPPAPLLVPRETTTKCVVNGCEIEGGSFVIINAYAIGRDPAAWENPDEFLPERYLDLQNPEVIAFGFGRRGCPGIVMAIAELELALANLVYKFNWELPGGMKEEDLDFECEPGHFMHKKNAFCLVPRIVI, encoded by the exons ATGATGTCACTTCTTTTACTCTTATTGTCTCTTcccataatcttcattctctacttccaaacacaaaaatccaaaaatgCCAACAAACTGAGCCCACCGGGCCCACCGAGGCTGCCGATCATCGGCAATTTTCACCAATTCGACGGCCAGGATCCGTACAGATACCTCCAGCGCCTCTCGAAGCAATACGGCCCCGTCATGTCCCTCAAGTTCGGAGCCCGGAACGTCGTCGTGATTTCGACAGTAGAAGCGGTGAAAGAGATCACGAGATCAACCGATGCCATTTTCTCAAGCCGAGTTAGTACTGTCGCCGGGAAGAGGGTGTCGTATAACTACCAAGACATCGGGTTTTCGTCCTACAACGACACGTGGAGGGAGTTGAGGAAGATCGCCACCTTCCATCTCCTTAGCCCGAGTAAAGTTCAAGAAAATCACTTCCGTTTCAGAGATGAACTGAgcaagatgatggagaagatTGCAAGAGATGCCTCTTCTTCCAACGCCATCAATTTCAGAGACATGTCGATGTCGCTTTTCAGTAATATTCTCTCCAGTGTTTTGTTTGGGAAGACTTATGATGGTGATCGAGGGTATGGAAGGGATCGTTACATTGACCTTCTTGACGAAACTCGGGACGTACTTGCAGGTTTTTATTTTGGGGATTTCTTTCCTCGGCTTCGATGGATGGATAGCCTCTTTGGATTGGCTGCAAGGCTTGAAAAGAATTTTCAGAAATTTGATGCTTTTTGTCAAGAAGTGGTTGAAGAGCATATGAATCCGAATAGGCCTAAATCTATGGATGGTGACCTCACGGATATTTTGTTAAAGATTAAAGAAAATGGATCCTCTTCCTTTCCTCTTACATTAGACCACATCAAAGCTATACAAAAC GATTTGTCAAATGGAGGCAGCGACTCGTCAGCAACTGCTCTAGCGTGGACAATGACGTTGTTGATGAAGAAGCCTTTATTGATGAAGAAGTTGCAAGAGGAGATAAGGGGGTTGGCCGGAAAGAAAGATATGATCGATAGACAAGACATACAGAAACTTCCATATTTGAGGGCAGTTGTAAAAGAGGGTTTGAGATTGTATCCACCAGCTCCACTTTTAGTGCCAAGAGAGACTACTACTAAGTGTGTTGTGAATGGTTGTGAAATTGAAGGAGGAAGTTTTGTGATTATTAATGCTTATGCTATTGGAAGAGATCCTGCCGCGTGGGAAAACCCAGATGAGTTCTTGCCGGAGAGGTACTTGGACCTTCAGAATCCAGAGGTGATCGCGTTTGGATTCGGGCGTAGAGGGTGTCCGGGAATTGTAATGGCGATAGCCGAGCTGGAACTTGCATTGGCAAATCTTGTATACAAATTTAATTGGGAATTGCCGGGTGGAATGAAGGAAGAGGATCTTGATTTCGAGTGTGAGCCTGGACATTTTATGCATAAGAAGAATGCTTTCTGTCTTGTTCCCAGGATTGTCATATAA